Proteins encoded together in one Saccopteryx leptura isolate mSacLep1 chromosome 7, mSacLep1_pri_phased_curated, whole genome shotgun sequence window:
- the LOC136379019 gene encoding titin-like, with protein sequence MQEEGTTDWKRVNEPDALLTACEWVVPNLKGLRKYKFRVKAVNEAGESEPSDRTGEIIATDIQEVPEVYIDMKAQDCLVCKADSLVKIPVVIKGHPTPKSSLEFDGKAKKAIKLETAENSSVIIIPECRRSHSGKYSITAKNKAAQKTASCRVKVMVPDLISEQQYFFCIRAENHFGIGAPMETIQRTTAKDPVGSSPGDNPGVPQGGLQHPEWSPSHPATTRGLTCGSLFQCQMPGSSPGGNPGVPQEEMTLGPLSIILKEFMEVEEGTDVSIVAKIKGAPFPTLMWFKAPPLKPDNKEPVIYDTRVNKLVVDDTRTLVIPQSRRSDTALYTITAVNNLGTASEEMRLNVLGPPGPPVGPIKFDSVSADPMALS encoded by the exons ATGCAAGAAGAAGGTACTACCGATTGGAAAAGAGTAAATGAACCAGACGCACTTCTAACTGCCTGTGAATGGGTGGTGCCGAATTTGAAAGGACTCAGAAAGTATAAGTTCAGAGTGAAAGCTGTCAATGAAGCTGGTGAATCTGAACCAAGCGATAGGACTGGAGAGATCATTGCCACTGATATTCAAG AGGTACCAGAAGTTTACATTGACATGAAAGCACAGGACTGTCTGGTTTGTAAAGCTGACTCACTGGTTAAAATTCCTGTTGTCATTAAGGGACACCCAACACCAAAATCATCTTTGGAATTTGATGGAAAGGCAAAGAAGgcaataaag cTGGAGACTGCTGAAAACTCATCAGTAATTATTATTCCAGAGTGCAGAAGATCTCATTCAGGCAAATACAGCATCACAGCCAAGAACAAAGCAGCACAAAAGACTGCAAGCTGCAGAGTTAAAGTCATGG TTCCTGATCTCATCTCTGAACAGCAGTACTTCTTCTGCATCCGTGCAGAAAACCACTTCGGTATTGGTGCTCCTATGGAAACCATTCAGAGGACCACTGCCAAAGACCCTGTTGGGTCCAGCCCTGGGgataatccaggggtcccacag gggggtctgcagcaccctgagtggagtcctagccatcCCGCGACAACGAGGGGGCTTACCTGCGGGTCCCTTTTTCAgtgccaaatgccggggtccagccccggggggaatccaggggtcccacaggaagagatgac tctaGGCCCACTGTCAATTATTCTGAAAGAATTCATGGAGGTTGAAGAAGGAACTGATGTTAGCATTGTGGCCAAAATTAAAGGTGCACCGTTCCCAACACTGATGTGGTTTAAAGCTCCTCCGCTGAAGCCTGATAATAAAGAACCTGTCATCTATGACACCCGTGTCAACAAACTGGTGGTGGATGATACTCGCACCTTAGTTATTCCCCAGTCGCGCAGAAGTGACACTGCCTTGTATACCATCACAGCTGTGAATAATCTGGGAACAGCCTCAGAGGAGATGAGACTGAATGTCCTTG GTCCTCCTGGCCCTCCAGTGGGACCAATAAAGTTTGACTCTGTTTCAGCAGACCCAATGGCATTATCTTGA
- the LOC136379020 gene encoding LOW QUALITY PROTEIN: titin-like (The sequence of the model RefSeq protein was modified relative to this genomic sequence to represent the inferred CDS: inserted 2 bases in 2 codons; substituted 2 bases at 2 genomic stop codons) gives MLKSGTDEWVPVAEGVPTTQHLLLGLVEGWEYSFRVRAVNKAGESEPSEPRDPVLCREKLLDTTVKDTKCTVTPLTEGALYVFRVAAENAIGQSDYCEIEDSVLAKDTFTTPGPSYTLTVVDVTKXYVDLKWAPPKNDGGRPVQRYIIEKKEKLGTHWVKXGKTSGPDWNFRVTDVMEGTEVHFQVRAENEAGVGHPSEPTEILSIEDPTSPRSPPLDLQVTDAGRKHIAIAWKPPEKNGGSPIIGYHVEMCPLGTEKWMRVNSCPIKDLKFKVDEGVVPDKEYVRRVRAVNAVGVSEPSEISVNVVAKDPDCKPTIDLETQDIVVIEGEKLSIPVPFRAVPVPTVSWHKDGKEVKASDRLTMKSDHISALLEVPKSVHADAGVYTVTLEHRNISAIASVNVKVIGLPRPCKDIKASEVTXSSCKLTWEPPEYDGGSPILHYVLECREAGRRTYIPVMSGENKLAWTVKNLIPNGGYFFWVKAVNKIGGGKYIEMKNPVICPDAKQPPDPPVDVEVNNPTAEAVTVTGKPPLYDGGSKIMGYMIEKIAEGEERWKRCNEHLVPVLTYTAKGLEEGKEHQFHVXAENAAGIGEPSRATPPTKAIDPIDAPNVIMRTSLEVKRGDEIVLDATISGSPYPTITWLKDESIITPEEIKKRVAPTVRKKKGEVQEEEPFVLTLTERLSINNSKKENLSYVSETLSDLTTACI, from the exons ATGCTCAAGTCTGGGACAGATGAGTGGGTTCCAGTGGCTGAAGGAGTTCCCACCACTCAGCATTTGCTCCTGGGGCTCGTGGAAGGGTGGGAATACTCATTCAGAGTGAGAGCTGTGAACAAGGCCGGGGAAAGTGAACCCAGCGAACCCAGGGACCCTGTGCTTTGTCGGGAGAAGCTAT TAGACACCACTGTCAAGGACACCAAGTGCACAGTAACCCCACTGACAGAGGGCGCTTTATATGTGTTCCGAGTTGCTGCAGAAAATGCCATAGGACAAAGTGACTACTGTGAAATTGAGGACTCCGTCCTGGCCAAAGATACCTTTA CTACCCCTGGACCATCCTATACTCTGACAGTTGTTGATGTAACAAAATGATATGTTGACCTGAAGTGGGCACCACCTAAAAATGATGGTGGAAGACCAGTACAAAG ATATATcattgagaagaaagaaaagttaggtACCCATTGGGTGA CTGGAAAGACCTCAGGACCTGACTGGAACTTCAGAGTAACTGATGTCATGGAAGGCACAGAAGTCCATTTTCAGGTTCGGGCAGAAAATGAAGCTGGAGTTGGTCACCCAAGTGAACCCACAGAAATCCTGTCGATTGAAGATCCGACAA GTCCTCGTTCACCTCCCCTTGACCTGCAGGTGACTGATGCTGGAAGAAAACACATCGCCATTGCTTGGAAGCCTCCAGAGAAAAATGGTGGAAGCCCTATCATAGGATACCATGTTGAAATGTGTCCATTAGGCACTGAGAAATGGATGCGAGTTAATTCTTGCCCCATAAAAGATTTGAAATTCAAGGTTGATGAAGGTGTTGTTCCTGACAAGGAGTATGTCCGGCGAGTGAGAGCTGTCAATGCCGTGGGTGTCAGTGAGCCATCTGAAATCTCTGTCAATGTGGTTGCCAAAGACCCAGACT GCAAGCCAACAATTGATCTGGAGACTCAGGACATTGTTGTTATTGAAGGTGAAAAATTAAGCATCCCTGTTCCCTTCAGAGCTGTCCCAGTTCCAACCGTTAGTTGGCATAAAGATGGCAAAGAAGTTAAAGCAAGTGATAGATTAACGATGAAGAGTGATCACATCTCTGCTCTCCTTGAAGTTCCCAAGAGTGTCCATGCAGATGCTGGAGTTTACACCGTTACActggagca cAGGAACATCTCAG CAATAGCCTCAGTCAATGTCAAAGTCATAG gtCTACCCAGACCATGCAAAGATATTAAAGCAAGTGAGGTGA AGAGTTCCTGTAAATTAACCTGGGAACCTCCAGAATATGATGGTGGAAGCCCAATTCTTCATTACGTCCTGGAATGTAGAGAAGCTGGGAGGAGGACATATATACCAGTCATGTCTGGTGAGAATAAACTGGCCTGGACTGTAAAAAATCTCATACCAAATGGTGGATACTTCTTCTGGGTTAAAGCTGTCAACAAGATTGGTGGAGGCAAatatattgaaatgaaaaatccagtcatttgccctg ATGCAAAGC AACCCCCTGATCCACCTGTAGATGTTGAAGTTAATAATCCTACAGCTGAGGCAGTGACTGTTACAGGGAAGCCACCTTTGTATGATGGAGGGAGCAAGATAATGGGTTACATGATAGAGAAAATTGCTGAGGGTGAAGAGAGGTGGAAGAGATGCAATGAGCACCTGGTACCAGTTCTGACCTACACAGCAAAAGGACTTGAAGAGGGAAAAGAACACCAATTCCACGTGTGAGCAGAAAATGCTGCCGGCATTGGTGAACCTTCTAGGGCCACTCCTCCAACTAAAGCTATAGATCCTATTG ATGCTCCTAACGTCATTATGAGAACAAGCCTAGAAGTAAAACGAGGTGATGAAATAGTACTTGATGCAACAATTTCTGGGTCGCCTTACCCAACTATTACATGGCTGAAGGATGAAAGCATTATCACACCAGAAGAAATTAAGAAGCGAGTAGCACCCACAGTTAGGAAGAAGAAGGGTGAAGTTCAGGAAGAAGAACCATTTGTCCTGACTCTGACGGAGCGTTTGAGTATCAACAATAGTAAAAAAGAGAATCTCAGCTATGTGTCTGAGACTCTCTCTGACCTGACCACGGCCTGTATATGA